The genomic interval GATCCACGTTTCCTCCACAGTCGACACCCGAGATTATGGCGGGCCGCACGAAGGCCCGCGGCGGACCCTCAACTGCGGGGGCGGGCAACCGATTCTTGGGGGTCCTCGACCTCGAGGCTTGTCGAACAGGAGACCCGTACCCGTGATCGTGTTGTGGGTTCTTGTGACCGTTGGTGCCGCTGTGGCCGCGTACGGGGCCGGGTCGGTCCGGCGGGGGAAACGCGACCGGCTGGAACTGGACGCGGTGCGCGCCGCCCTGACGGCGCAGGCCGAGCAGCGCGAACGGGACATCGAGGAGCTGCGTTCCGAGCGGGCGAGCCGGCTGGCCGGCGCTCAGCAGGAACAGAGCAGGAACAACCACCGGCTGCGGCGGCGCGCCCGGGAGGCCATCGACGAGTCGGGCGCGGTCATCACCGAGCGGCTGCAGGACGTGGTCGAGCAGGTCGGCGCCGCCCGTGAGGCGGCCACGGCCACGCACGGCCGGGTCGCCACGACCAGCCGGGCGGCCGCGGTGATGGTGAGCCGGGCCCGCTCGGCCGACGCGTCCGCGACCAAGCTGAACGCGAGCCTGCACCAGGTGGCCGGGATCGCCGGGGTGATCGGCGAGATCGCGTCGCAGACCCGGATGCTGGCCCTGAACGCCACCATCGAGGCGGCTCGGGCCGGCGCCGCCGGAAAGGGCTTCGCGGTGGTGGCCGACGAGGTCAAGTCCCTCGCGACCACGACGGCCGAGTCGACCGAGCAGATCGCGGCAACGGTCGCGGCGCTGGAGGCCGACGTGGCCGAGATGGGCGGCACGCTGACGGCGATCATCGGCGGCGTGGCCGAGATCGAGCAGGCCATGGGGCTGCTCGGGGGCATCGCCGACAACCAGCACCGGATCGTCGAACGGCTGAACAGCACGGTCGGCGCGACGATGGAGCAGATCCAGGACCTGTCCGAGGTCGCCGAGCGTCTGGAGCGCCGCCGCAACGAGCGCACGGCCGCCAACGGGCCGGTGACCGTACAGGTGGCGGGCCGCTCCCCCGTGCAGGGGCAGCTGATCGACGTGAGCGCGGACGGGCTGGGCTGTCTGCTGCCGCGCGGCGCCGCCGTGTCGGTCGGCGACCGGGTCACCGTCACTGTCGGGCTGTCCGGCGCGACGTTCGAGGCAGGCGCCGACGTGGTCCGGCGGGCCGACCGTACGAACGGGAGTGAGCTGGGCCTGCACCTGACCTCGGTCCCCGCCGCGGCGCAGCGCCAGATCGAGTCGTACGTGGCCGCCTGATCACGATTCCGGGAAGACCTGCGACACCATGGTCAGCAGGGTGGCGGCGAGCAGCCGGTGCACCTGGGCCCGGGTGAGCACGCCGCGCTGCAGCCACTCGCGGGCGGTCGACACGGCCAGACCGACGTAGGACCGGGCCATCGCGTGCTGCGCCGGGTTCGCGGCGTCCAGGCCGGCGGCGGTCAGGACGGCGTCGGCGGCACCGTCGATGGCCTCGGCGATGACCCGGTCGACGTCGGTGTCGCCGGCCATGCCGCCGGCGGTGATCGCGGCCAGCCAGGAGCGGCTGTGCCGGGAGACGACGTCGAGGAACCAGCTGACGATCGCGTCGACGCGGGTCGGCAGGTCGCCGTCGGGCAGCCCGGCGACGGCGACCTCGGGGACGGTCAGCATCACCCGGATGACCTCGAGGTACAGGTCTTTCTTGGTGCCGAAGTAGTGGTTGACCAGGCCGCGGGCGACCCCGGCGGCCCGGGCGACGTCGGTGGTCGACACGCCGGCGTAGCCCCGTTCGCCGAACAGTCGCACGGCCACCGACAGGATCTGCGCGCGCCGGGCGTCGGGTTCGAGGCGCCGGCGCGGTCCGGCCTCCACACTCATCGTGCGGACCTTACGCCATCCGCTTGTTGACAGTCTGCCAACAGGCCGGGAGGGTAGGTGCCATGCCCACTCCAGGACTGGACGGGTACACCCCGGCGTGGTCGAAACCCGAGCACGACGACCTCGCCGAGCTGGCCCGGTCCTTCTTCACCGAGCAGGTGCTGCCGCACGCCGCCCGCCACGAGCGGCAGGGCCACCCCGACCGTGAGCACTACCGGCAGGCCGGCGCGCTCGGGTTGCTCGGCCTCAGCGTTCCCGAGCCGTACGGCGGCGGGGGCGGCGACTTCACCCACGAGGCCGTCGTGCTGCACGAGCAACAGGCCACCGGCGAGGGCAGCCTGGGCCTGGCGGTGCACAGCGGCATCGTGACCGGCTACCTCACCGCGTACGGGAACGAGGAGCAGAAACGGCGGTGGCTGCCCGGCCTGTGCTCGGGCGAACTGGTCGGCGCGATCGGGATGACCGAGCCCGGCGGCGGCTCCGACCTGCAGGAGATCACCACCCGGGCGGTCCGCGACGGCGACGACTACGTGATCAGCGGCTCGAAGACGTTCATCACCAACGGGGGCCTGGCCGGCCTGATCGTCCTCGCGGTCAAGACCGACCCGGCACAGCAGGCGGCCGGCATCAGCCTGATCGTCTGCGAGCTGCGCGACGACACCCCCGGCTTCCGGCGCGGCCGGCTGCTCGACAAGATCGGGCTGCACGCCAACGACACCGCCGAGCTGTTCTTCGACGAGTTCCGGGCGCCCGTGGCCAACCTGCTCGGCGCCGAGGGCGAGGGGTTCGTCCTGATGATGCGCCAGCTCCCCCAGGAACGCCTCGTCATCGGCGTCGGGGCGGTGGCCGCGATGCAGCGGGCCGTCGAGCTGGCCACCGCGTACGCGAAACAACGCACCGCCTTCGGCAAGCCGCTGATCGGCCATCAGAACACGCGCATGGTGCTGGCCGAGTGCGCCACCCGTACGCGGGTGTCGCGGGTCTTCCTCGACGACTGCATCGCGCGCCACGTGCGCGGCGAGCTCGACGTCGCCACCGCGGCCATGGCCAAGGCATGGCTCACCGAGGGACAGTGCGAGGTGGTGGACCGCTGCCTGCAGGTCTTCGGCGGCTACGGCTACACGACGGAGTACCCGATCGCCCGCATGTACGCCGACGCCCGCGTCCAGAAGATCTACGGCGGCACCAACGAGATCATGAAGGAGCTGGTGGCCCGTGTCCTCTGAGGCCTACGTGTACGACGCGGTGCGCACCCCGCGCGGCCGCGGCAAAGAGAACGGCGCCCTGCACGGGGTCAAACCGGTCACGCTGGTCACCGGCCTGCTCGACGCGCTGCGCGCCCGGCTGCCCAGCCTCGACCCGGCTGCCGTCGACGACCTCGTGCTCGGCATCGTCACCCCGGTCGGCGAGCAGGGCGGCGACCTCCCCCGCTCCGCCGCGCTGCTGGCCGGGCTGCCCGACACCGTGGCCGGCGTGCAGCTCAACCGCTTCTGCGGCTCCGGTCTGGAGGCGGTCAACCAGGCCGCCGCGCGCATCCGTTCCGGCTGGGAGCACCTGATCGTCGCGGGCGGGGTCGAATCGATGTCGCGCAACCCGATGGGCTCGGACGGCGGGGCCTGGTTCCTCGACCCCGAGACGTCGCTGGCCACCGACTTCGTGCCGCAGGGCGTCAGCGCCGACCTGATCGCCACCCTTGAGGGCTTCAGCCGGCACGACGTCGACGCGTACGCCGTGCAGTCGCAGGAGAGGGCGGCCAAGGCGCAGGCCGGAGGGCACTTCGCCCGTTCGATCGTGCCGGTCCGCGACGCCAACGGCCTCGACATCCTCGCCGCCGACGAGCACCCCCGCCCCGGCGCCACCGTCGAGGGGCTGGGCAGACTGCGGCCGTCGTTCGCCCGTACGGACTTCTTCGACGCCGTCGCCCTGCGCAAGTTCCACTGGCTGGAACGCATCGACCACGTCCACCACGCCGGCAACTCCTCGGGCATCGTCGACGGCGCCGGGCTCGTCCTGATCGGCTCGGAGGAAGCAGGCCGGGCCCTGGGCCTGACGCCGCGGGCCAGGATCGCCGGGGCCGCCGTCACGGGCGCCGACCCCACGCTGATGCTGACCGGCCCCGCCCCGGCCACCCGCAAGGCCCTCGCGGTGGCCGGGCTGACCGTCGACGACATCGACCTGTTCGAGATCAACGAGGCGTTCGCGGCCGTGGTCCTCAAGTACATCCGCGACCTCGGTCTCGACCCCGAGACGGTCAACGTCAACGGCGGCGCGATCGCGCTGGGACACCCGCTCGGCGCGACCGGCGCCATGCTGCTCGGCACCGCGCTCGACGAGCTCGAACGCCGCGACCAGCGCCGGGCCGTGGTCACCCTGTGCATCGGCGGCGGCATGGGCGTCGCGACCGTCCTCGAGAGGCTCTGATGATCGACTACTCCCGCGACGACGACGGCGTCGTCACGCTCACCATGAACGACCCGGCGCAGCCGGCCAACACCATGACCGAGGCGTACGTGGCGGCCATGTCGGCCGCTGTCGACCGTCTCCACGCCGAGCGCGAGCAGGTCACCGGCGTGATCGTGACCAGCGCCAAGAAGACGTTCTTCGCCGGCGGTGACCTGCCGACGATGTACCGGGCCACCCGCGCGGACGCGCCCGCCCTGTTCAAGCTGCTGAGCACGATCAAGTGGGATCTTCGCCGCCTGGAGACGTACGGGCGTCCGGTCGTGGCCGCGATCAACGGCGCCGCGCTGGGCGGAGGGCTCGAGATCGCCCTCGCGTGCCACCACCGGATCGCGCTCGACCGGCCGGACACCCGGATCGGCTTCCCCGAGGTCACGCTGGGCCTGCTGCCGGGCGCGGGCGGTGTCACCCGTACGGTCCGGATGCTCGGCCTGGCCCCCGCGCTCACCACCTGGCTGCTCACCGGCCGCCGCTTCCGCCCGGCCGACGCGCTCGCCAACGGCCTGATCGACCAGCTCGCCGCCACCCCGGCCGAGCTGATCATCCAGGCTCGCGAGTGGATCCGGGCCAACCCGGACGCGGCGCAGCCGTGGGACCGCGACGGCTACCGCATCCGCGGCGGGCTGCCCGCCGCGCAACTCCCCGCGTTCCCGGCCACCCTGCGCAAACAGCTCAAGGGCGCCTCGCTGCCCGCGCCCGAGAAGATCCTGGCCACGGCCGTCGAGGGCGCCCAGGTCGACTTCGACACGGCCCAGGTCATCGAGACCCGCCACCTGATCACGCTGCTCACCGGCCGGATCGCCAAGAACATGATCGGCGCGTTCTTCTTCGACATGCGAGCGGTCAACGGCGGCCTGGCCCGCCCCCGTGTCGAGGCGCCGCCGCCGCGCCGGGTGGCAGTGCTGGGCGCCGGCATGATGGGCGCGGGCATCGCCCAGGCCTGCGCCGAGGCCGGGCTCGACGTCGTGGTCAGGGACGTCACGCCCGAGCTGGCCGCCCGCGCCGCCGGTCCCGGTATCACCACCACGGCCGAGGTCGCCGCGCTGGCCGGCTGCGACGTGGTGATCGAGGCGGTTTTCGAGGACCCGGCCCTCAAGCAGCGGGTCTTCGCGGAGGTGCTGCCGGTGGTGGCCCCGGACGCGTTGCTCGCCTCGAACACGTCGACGCTGCCGATCACCGGGCTGGCCGCGGGCGTCCAACGACCCGGCGACTTCATCGGCATGCACTTCTTCTCCCCTGTCGGCAAGATGCCGCTGCTGGAGATCGTCGTCGGCGAGAAGACCTCGGACGCGGCGGTGGCGCGGGCGTTCGACCTGGGCCGGCTGATCGGCAAGACCCCGATCGTCGTCAACGACGGCCGCGGCTTCTTCACCAGCCGGGTGATCGGCACGTTCCTCGACGAGGCCCTCACGATGCTGGCCGAGGGGGTGCCGGCGCCGTCGATCGAGCACGCCGCCCTGCAGGCCGGGTACCCGACCGGTCCCCTCGCGCTGGCCGACGAGGTCAGCCTCACGCTGATGCAGCGGATCCGCCGCCAGTACGAGGCGGCCACCGGCGACGGCTTCGAACGGCTGCCCTCGCACGAGCTCGTGGACGCGATGGTCGACAAGCACGAGCGGCCGGGGCGCAGCGGCGGGCGCGGCTTCTACGCGTACGGGAACGGGAAGCGGGGCCTGCTCTGGGAAGGCCTCGTGGAAATGGCGACACCGGCGGGCCGTGCCGTGCCCCTGGAGGATCTGAAGGACCGGTTCCTGTTCGCCGAGGCGCTCGACGCGCGGCGCTGCCTCGACGAGGGGGTGCTGCGCACGGCCGAGGACGGCAACGTCGGTTCGATCCTCGGCATCGGCTATCCGGCGTGGACCGGCGGTGTGCTGCGCTTCGCCGAGCAGCACGACGACTTCGAGGGGCGGGCGCGTGAGCTGGCGGCCCGCTACGGCAAGCGATTCGAGCCCGCGTGACGGCGCTGACCGGCATCCGGGTGGTCGAGCTGGCCGGGCTGGCGCCGGGGCCGTTCGGCTGCATGATGCTGGCCGACCTGGGCGCGGACGTGGTGCGGGTGGACCGTCCCGGTGGGCCGGGTCTGCCGCCGGGGCCGCTCGAGCGCAACCGCCGTACGCTCACGCTCGACCTCAAGACCGGCGACGGCGTACGGGACCTGCTGCGCCTGGCCGAACGGGCCGACGTGCTGGTGGAGGGCTACCGGCCCGGTGTCGCGGAACGGCTCGGGTTCGGTCCCGCCGCCTGCCACAAGATCAACCCCGGTCTGGTGTACGCCCGGATGACCGGCTGGGGTCAGGAAGGGCCGCTCGCCGCGCGGGCCGGGCACGACATCGACTACCTCGCCGTGGCCGGGGCCCTGGAACCCCTGGGCCGGGCCGGGCAGCGGCCGCACGCTCCGATGAACCTGCTGGCGGACTTCGCCGGGGGCGGGATGCTGCTGGCCGCCGGGGTGCTGGCGGCCCTGGTCGAACGGTCGCGTTCCGGGCTCGGGCAGGTCGTCGACGCGGCCATGGTCGACGGGTCGGCCCTGCTCACCTCGTTCCTGCACGGGCTGATCGCGGGCGGGTCGTGGCCGGGCGGGCGCGGCGAGAACCTGCTCGACGGCGGCGCGCCCTTCTACGACACGTACGAGACGGCCGACGGCGGGTTCATGGCCGTCGGCGCCATCGAGCCGGCCTTCTTCCAGGCCCTGCTCACCGGGCTCGGCCTCGAGGGCGAAGACCTTCCCTCCCCGTACGACCGGTCGGGCTGGCCGGTGCTGCGGGCGCGCTTCGAGGCCCGGTTCGCCGAGCGGACCCGTGACGAGTGGACGGCCCTCTTCGAGGGGGTGGACGCCTGTGTCGCGCCGGTGCTCTCCCCCGCCGAGGCGCCGGCCCATCCGCACAACCGGGCGCGGCACACCTTCGTCGACGTGGACGGGCTCACCCAGCCCGCTCCGGCGCCGCGGTTCGGGCGTACGGGAACCGGAACCCCGCGCCCGCCGGAGGCTGTCACCGTGTCGCAGATCCTGGACGAATGGACGCCTTTACCGATGGACAGGTGACGGGCCGTTCTCTAATGTGGGCGGTCGACTCCACCCCCGGTGAAAAGTGGAAGACAATGGCTGAGAAAGCTCCCCGCAGAGCCGGTTCGAAAATCCAGGCCGTCGTGGTCGGCTCGGTCGTCTTCCTCGCACTGGGCATCATCGGGGTCGGCGTGCTCGCCGGTTTCGCGTCGGAGGACGAGCAGACCCGCAGGGGCCTTTTCGTCACCGCCACCGTGCTCATCGTGTTCGCGGCGGCGATGGCGGTCGGCGCGTTCCTGGGCTTCCTGTTCGGCATGCCGCGCTCCCGGCTGGCCGACCTCGCCCCGTCGCCCGACCAGGGCAAGGCCGCGCTCAGCACGAGATATCTGACGAATTCCAATTTCGTCAAGGTGTCGGACTGGTTCACCACGATCATCGTCGGCCTCGGCATAGCGAATCTGAACTCGCTCGTGCCCGGCGTCCGCCGCCTCGGCAACGCGCTGGTCGAGCCGATGGGCGGTTCCCAGTTCGGCGCGGCGATCGGCATCTCGGTCGTGCTCGTCGGCGTCATTTCCGGTTTCGTCCTCAGCTATTTGTGGACGACCATTCGCGTACGGGAACTGCTCGAGGAATCCGAGGCGGCCCTGACGACCGTGCCCGACCTGAACGGCAAGAGCCCCGCCGAGGCGATCGAGCTGGCCTCGGCCAAGTCCATCACGCTGGTGCTGCGCCCGATGAACGGCGAACGGATCAGCAGTCAGAACATCACACCCGGCACCACCGTACGGCGGGGTCAGGCCGTCGCCGTCGAATAGCCTCACAGCCAGCGGGCCGCCGCCGCGTACGTCTCGTCCGGCGCGCTGTTGAAGGCGATCGCCGCGCCCGGCGCGTGCCGGCGCACCAGGTTGATCACCCGCTCGAACAGGTCGAGCTCGCCGCGCACACCGCCGCCGACCACCACGACGGCCCAGTCCCGCTCGCGCAGCGCGGCGGTCACCACGGCCTCGATGTCGTCGCTGCCGTCCAGCCCGAACAGGCAGGCGTGCGCGTCCACACCGGCCTCGCCGAACCGCGCCATCCCGGCCGCGATGCGCTCGGCCACCGGCGCCGGATCCCACGGGCCCGGCACCCGATACGGATCGAGCCCGATCACCAGAACCCGGCCGTCACCCATGGCCCCAACCTACCGGGCGACCGTTCCGGCGGACTCGATCGCCGCGGTGAAGTCGGGGGCGGCGCCGATCTGGGCGAGCATCACGCTGGTCGCGTTGTAGCAGTTGAACCGCTCGATTCTGCCGTCGCGGAGGTACCAGAGGTCGGCCGCCGGCATGTCGATGCGGTTGCCGGTCGGCGGGATCACGCCGGCCGGGGTCGGGAACCCGCCGAGATGCGTGCCCTGGATCCGCAGCTCGACCGCGACGACATCGCCGAGGGTGTTCACTTCCAGCAGCTCACGGTGGATATCGGGAAAGATGCCGGCGAAGCCCGTCAGCGCCCGCGGGATCTCGTCGCCGCGGAAGGTCTGCGCGTTCGGGATGTCGTTGAACGTTCCGTCCTCGGCGAACAGGGCGCGGAAACCCCGGATGTCGAGGACGGCGCCCTCCGCCAGGCGGTACGCCTCACGGACGACCTCTTCGTTGCTCTTCACGTGCGCTCCCGGACTAGTTTTTGTCTGTACGGTCAATAACGTAGTCTTGCCCACATGGCCCGTCCCCGCAAGTTCGTCGAGAGTGACGTCGTCAGCAGCGCCGGTGAGGTGTTCGCCGTGCACGGCCTGGCAGCCGCGACGCTCGACGACCTCGTACGGGCAACCGGCCTGGGGAAACAGAGCCTGTACAACGCGTTCGGCGGGAAGCGGGAACTGTTCCTGCGGGCGCTCTCCGAGGACCGTGCGGAAGCCACGCGCGCCGTCTCGGAAGCGCTCGGACACGACGACGCCTCGCCGCTGGAACGCATCCGCGGGCACATGCTCACGATGGCGATCGAGTTCAGCAGCAGCGACCGCCGGGTCTCGCTGACCACGCGCGCGCTCGTCGAGTCCACCGGCGAGGAGGACCCGCTGTCGACCGTCACGAAAGCCGGCATCGATCAGCTCGCCGGCGTCTACGCCCAATGCCTGGAACACGCCCGCGAGCAGGGGGAGATCCCGGCGGACGCCAACGTGCAGTCGCTGGCGGTCTACTTCGTCGCCATCACGCGGGGCATGGAACTGCTCGGCCGCGCCGGGGTCGGCCGCGCCGTCCTCACTGCGGTCGCCCTCGACGCGCTACGTGTGCTCCACGGTCAGGCGATGCCCGTTCCGAACCGGACGCCGGGCAGCTCGCTGTCGTCGTAGGCGAACGCCAGGCTCGACCGCACCTCGACGACCCCGGCCACCTGCCGGCTCAGCCGCTCCACGATCTCGGTCGAGGACCACCTGTCGACCTTGCCGGACAGCGTGACGACCCCGTCGACCACGGCCGCGGTGACGGAAGCGTTCTCGTCGTCCACGTACGGCCGCAGCACGGCCGCCTCGATGTCGGCCAGGATCTCGTCGTCCGGCCGCAGGTGGGTCTTGAGCAGGTCGCCCCGCGAGACGATGCCGATCAGCCGGCCCAGGTCGTCCACGACCGGCAGCCTCTTGACCTTCTCACGATCCATCAGCCGGGCCGCCGCCGCGATCGACGTGCCGCTCAGCGCCGTCACCGCGGGCGCGGTCATCAGCTCCGACACCGTACGCGCGGAAGCCTTCTGCCGGTCACCACGACGCTGCCGCCCCTCGAACAACCGCGGCTCCTCGTCACCCGCATACTCGATCTTGCGAAGCAGGTCAGCCTCGGACACCACCCCCACCACGCGGCCGAACGCGTCGATGACCGGCACCGCGCTCAGCCGGTTGCCGATCAGCAGGTCGACCACATCCCGGTAGGTGGCGGCGGCGTCCACCGACAGAACCGCCTTCGTCATCACGTCGTCGACACCCCAGCTCTTCACCGTGCCTCCTTCTCATCACCCGTACGCCGACGCTATGGCGAGCCGGCCCGGCCCGGGCAGGGCCGAAGGACCCGTCCGACGGGGGCAGCCGGGGCTTAAGTCCCTCTCCGCCGGACCGCCCGGCCCTGACCGGAGGCTCCGCGCCCTGCGACTGTGGAGGGATCCCACGACTCCGGAGGTGTTACCGATGACCCAGCCGGCGAACGACGTGACCCGCGCCGAGGCCCGCAGCGCCCTGGAGCTGGCGGCCCGCGCCTCCCTGCGGGCACCGTCGGTGTTCAACACGCAACCCTGGACGTGGCGCCTCACCGGCGACGTCCTCTCGCTGGAGTCCGACCCCGGCCGCCGGCTCGGCGTGACCGACGCCGAGGGCCGGCTGCTGCTGCTCAGCTGCGGCGGGGCCCTGCACCACGCGCGTCTCGCCCTGGCCGCGGAGGGCTGGGACGCCGAGGTCGTCCGCTTCCCCGTGGCCGCGCGGCCGGACCTGCTGGCGAGAGTCCGGATCACCGGCCGGGCCGAGCCGGACCCCGATGCCCAGAAGCTGGCCTCTGCCATCGGCCGGCGACGCACCGACCGTCGTGCCTTCGGCGAACGGCTGCTGTCCGACGCGACGCTCGCCGGGCTGCGCCGGGCCGTCGAGGCCGAAGGCGCGTACCTGCACGTCGTGCCCGGCGATCGGGTGCCCGAACTGGCCGTCGCCGTCGACCTGGCGGCGGACGTCAACTTCTTCGACCCGCCGCACCGCACCGAGCTCACCATGTGGACGCACCGCCCGGCCTGGACCGGCGACGGCGTCCCGCCGAACACGGCGGTCGAACCGAGCTTGCGCCGCGTGCCCGCCCGCAACTTCCTGCCCGACGGCTCCCCCGGCCTGCTCGCCGGCGTCGACCACGACGAGGGCGCCACGTACGCGATCATTTTCGGTGACACCGACCGGCCGGTCGCCCTGCTGCGCGGCGGCGAGGCCATGTCGGCGTTGCTGCTGCGAGCCACCGCCGAGGGGGTGGCGACCGCCCCGATCAGTGAGGCCGTCGAGGTGGCGTGGCCCCGGCAGCTGCTGACCCGGCTGCTTTCCGGCATCGGCGAGCCGTACCTGATCGTCCGGCTGGGCTACGTCGAGTCCGACGAGGGCATACCGCCGTCGCCACGCCGTTCCCCCGTGGAAGTAATCAAGATCGAAGATTGACGCCGCCATGAACACGGACAAGCCAGTGCTGGCCGGCGTCAACGGCACCCGCCCCGGCCAGGCCCTCATCGACTTCGCGGCGGCCGAGGCGGCATCGCTCGGGGTCCCGCTGCTCATCGCGCACGTCTGGCCCGGCCGCTACACCGGCACCTTCCGCGGGCGCGGGATCATCCCGGCGCGGGCCGACGCGCACCGGCTCCTGACCCTGTCGGCCGAGCGCGCCCGCCTGATCGTGCCGGGGCTCACCGTCCGCACCGAGCTGCTCGAAGGGGGCGCCGGCGACGCCCTGAGCCGGGCCTCGCAACGGGCCGCGCTGGTGGTGGTCGGGCACCGCGAGGAGGCCCATCCACGGTCGGCCTGGGGTTCGACCACCGCGTACCTGGCCCACCACACCGCCTCGCCCCTGATGATCTACCGCGGCGCGGCGCCGGTGGACGGGCCGGTCGTGGTAGCGACCTCCGCGCGGCACGCCGGCGGTCCCACCCTCGAATACGCCTTCGAGCGCGCCGCCCGTACGGGAAATGCGGTCGTCGCCGTGCACATGTGGATGCGGCCCGGCGCCGAGGACGGCACGCCGCCCGTCGTGCCCGCGGGCGCCTACGCGAAGGAACGCGCCGACGCCGAGCAGGCCCTGAGGGCAGCGCTCGCCCCGGTGGTCGCCCTGTTCCCCGGCGTCCCGGTCGAACGCCTGGTCGTGCACGACCTCGAGATCGCGTACACGATCGAACGGGCCCTACGGCGGGGACGCCTGATGGTCGCCGGCACCGGCCGCAGCGGCACGTTCGCCGAACTCCTGTGCGGCGCCCGTGACCCCCGCCTCGGCCAGCGCTCGACATGCCCGACAGCGCTGATCCCGCCCGCCCCGCAGCCGGCGGGACCGATGGCCCTGACGCCGGGCCGTGCACACGACAATCCTGAGAGTTGAGCGGGGATCGGCTTCCCGCTGCCAGGTCGAACCGGCCCGGTAGGCATGCCAGGATGATCGGGTGCTCTACGGATACGAGAACGCCATGAAGACCAAGCCCGGCCACCGCGACGACGTCGCCGCCATCCTCACCTCCGGCGCCGACGGGCTGCGCGCCGCGGGCTGCCGGCTGTACGTGGTCGCGCTCGACACCAGCGACGACGTCACGATCCGCGTCACCGAGGCCTGGGAGTCCAAGGAGGCGCACGACGCCTCACTGCGGCTGCCCGAGACCCGGGCCGCCGTCGCCCGCGCCATGCCCCTGCTGACCGGCGAGTTCACCACCCACGAGACGCACGTCGTCGGCGGCCTCGGCATCTGAGCGCTACGCCGGCTCGACCGGCAGCCACAGCTCACAGGTGGCTGCGCGGAAGTCCTCCGTACGCTCGAGCACCGCCACGATCTCGGGACCGGGTCGCAGCCGCCACGGGTTGGAGGGGAACCACTCGGTCGCGGTGGCGGCCCAGGTCTCCTGCAGGGTCCGCGGGTGGGGCCCGGTGGTCCGGAACACCACCCACCGGCCGGCCGGCGCCTTGATCACGTCGAAGCCACCGGGGACCGCGGCGTCCGGGCTCGCGGCGACCCCGTGCAGGTAGGTCAGCTCGCTGCCCTCGGCGCGGTCGGGGTCGAGGTTGTCGCTGACCGCGAGCAGGCCCGCCGGTTCGGCGCCGGCGAGCGCTTTCAGCCGTACGTGCTCCTCGGCCGGCAGCGCGGCGATGTGCTGCCGGATGTGCGGGTTGACGCCGTGATGGACCAGCGGAACCCGGACGGCGTGCCCGACGAGCCGGAACTCCGGACGGTCGACGATGCGCGCGTCCATACGTTCGCTGCCCTCCACGGTCAGGCGGAACCTGAGCTGTGGCTGGGTGCGCAGGGGCCCACCGGCACGCCGCACCTCCGAGGGGCCGGCGCCGTGGACCGCCCGGAACGCCCGCGCGAACGCCTCGGCCGAGCCGTACCCGTGGCGGACGGCGATGGTCAGCAGGTCCTGCTCACCCCGTACGACCTCGGCGGCGGCGACGGTCATGCGGCGGCGGCGCAGATACTCCGACAGCGGCATGCCGGCCAGCGACGAGAACATCCGGCGCAGGTGGTATTCGGTCGTGCCCAGCGTGCGGGCCACCTGCTTGACGTCGAAGTCCCCGGTCAGGCCCTCCTCCATGAGGTCCACGAGCCGGTTGAGCGCCGCGATCATGTCAACCATGGTCGCGCTTTCCCACAGGAAGATCGGACAGAACCCGTACGGGAAATGTCGGGCGACCGGCCGACGCACCCCCGCACGATGG from Paractinoplanes brasiliensis carries:
- a CDS encoding CaiB/BaiF CoA transferase family protein, whose amino-acid sequence is MTALTGIRVVELAGLAPGPFGCMMLADLGADVVRVDRPGGPGLPPGPLERNRRTLTLDLKTGDGVRDLLRLAERADVLVEGYRPGVAERLGFGPAACHKINPGLVYARMTGWGQEGPLAARAGHDIDYLAVAGALEPLGRAGQRPHAPMNLLADFAGGGMLLAAGVLAALVERSRSGLGQVVDAAMVDGSALLTSFLHGLIAGGSWPGGRGENLLDGGAPFYDTYETADGGFMAVGAIEPAFFQALLTGLGLEGEDLPSPYDRSGWPVLRARFEARFAERTRDEWTALFEGVDACVAPVLSPAEAPAHPHNRARHTFVDVDGLTQPAPAPRFGRTGTGTPRPPEAVTVSQILDEWTPLPMDR
- a CDS encoding PASTA domain-containing protein, whose translation is MAEKAPRRAGSKIQAVVVGSVVFLALGIIGVGVLAGFASEDEQTRRGLFVTATVLIVFAAAMAVGAFLGFLFGMPRSRLADLAPSPDQGKAALSTRYLTNSNFVKVSDWFTTIIVGLGIANLNSLVPGVRRLGNALVEPMGGSQFGAAIGISVVLVGVISGFVLSYLWTTIRVRELLEESEAALTTVPDLNGKSPAEAIELASAKSITLVLRPMNGERISSQNITPGTTVRRGQAVAVE
- a CDS encoding ester cyclase translates to MKSNEEVVREAYRLAEGAVLDIRGFRALFAEDGTFNDIPNAQTFRGDEIPRALTGFAGIFPDIHRELLEVNTLGDVVAVELRIQGTHLGGFPTPAGVIPPTGNRIDMPAADLWYLRDGRIERFNCYNATSVMLAQIGAAPDFTAAIESAGTVAR
- a CDS encoding TetR/AcrR family transcriptional regulator, coding for MARPRKFVESDVVSSAGEVFAVHGLAAATLDDLVRATGLGKQSLYNAFGGKRELFLRALSEDRAEATRAVSEALGHDDASPLERIRGHMLTMAIEFSSSDRRVSLTTRALVESTGEEDPLSTVTKAGIDQLAGVYAQCLEHAREQGEIPADANVQSLAVYFVAITRGMELLGRAGVGRAVLTAVALDALRVLHGQAMPVPNRTPGSSLSS
- a CDS encoding CBS domain-containing protein, with the protein product MKSWGVDDVMTKAVLSVDAAATYRDVVDLLIGNRLSAVPVIDAFGRVVGVVSEADLLRKIEYAGDEEPRLFEGRQRRGDRQKASARTVSELMTAPAVTALSGTSIAAAARLMDREKVKRLPVVDDLGRLIGIVSRGDLLKTHLRPDDEILADIEAAVLRPYVDDENASVTAAVVDGVVTLSGKVDRWSSTEIVERLSRQVAGVVEVRSSLAFAYDDSELPGVRFGTGIA
- a CDS encoding Acg family FMN-binding oxidoreductase, with translation MTQPANDVTRAEARSALELAARASLRAPSVFNTQPWTWRLTGDVLSLESDPGRRLGVTDAEGRLLLLSCGGALHHARLALAAEGWDAEVVRFPVAARPDLLARVRITGRAEPDPDAQKLASAIGRRRTDRRAFGERLLSDATLAGLRRAVEAEGAYLHVVPGDRVPELAVAVDLAADVNFFDPPHRTELTMWTHRPAWTGDGVPPNTAVEPSLRRVPARNFLPDGSPGLLAGVDHDEGATYAIIFGDTDRPVALLRGGEAMSALLLRATAEGVATAPISEAVEVAWPRQLLTRLLSGIGEPYLIVRLGYVESDEGIPPSPRRSPVEVIKIED
- a CDS encoding universal stress protein; this translates as MNTDKPVLAGVNGTRPGQALIDFAAAEAASLGVPLLIAHVWPGRYTGTFRGRGIIPARADAHRLLTLSAERARLIVPGLTVRTELLEGGAGDALSRASQRAALVVVGHREEAHPRSAWGSTTAYLAHHTASPLMIYRGAAPVDGPVVVATSARHAGGPTLEYAFERAARTGNAVVAVHMWMRPGAEDGTPPVVPAGAYAKERADAEQALRAALAPVVALFPGVPVERLVVHDLEIAYTIERALRRGRLMVAGTGRSGTFAELLCGARDPRLGQRSTCPTALIPPAPQPAGPMALTPGRAHDNPES
- a CDS encoding putative quinol monooxygenase, which produces MLYGYENAMKTKPGHRDDVAAILTSGADGLRAAGCRLYVVALDTSDDVTIRVTEAWESKEAHDASLRLPETRAAVARAMPLLTGEFTTHETHVVGGLGI